One region of Streptomyces sp. NBC_00442 genomic DNA includes:
- a CDS encoding S1C family serine protease — protein sequence MTESPRHSGEYPEQQPIHSDESWQRAKDDARREAEAHAAAYPPPPPYRPATPPAPVNTGPAATGWPGAGAHPEPATTAHSYDGGHDGGHGGGDGTARFAGGEAGDPKPRRAKRSVGLVAAVAIIAAAIGGGTASLVEHYVKNDGTSVSAGVSGTNASNSTNGTVSGVAKAVMPSIVEINATSNAGESTGAGVIVTADGEIITNNHVISGSTSVKVKLSNGKSYTAKVVGTDPDKDLALIKLNGASGLKPASLGDSSKIAVGDQVVAIGSPEGLTGTVTSGIVSALDRDVTVAKEQGDQGQGQGQGQGQGQGQGRGGGGWPFEFGGQQFNGDTGSSKTTYKALQTDASLNPGNSGGALIDMNGNIIGINSAMYSPSSSSASGSSAGSVGLGFAIPVNTVKSDLSSLRGGGSGGADTGGSGNQDGGGSGGAFSGSY from the coding sequence ATGACCGAGAGCCCCCGCCACAGCGGCGAGTACCCCGAGCAGCAGCCGATCCACTCTGACGAGTCCTGGCAGCGAGCCAAGGACGACGCCCGGCGAGAGGCCGAGGCCCACGCGGCCGCCTACCCGCCGCCTCCCCCGTACCGGCCGGCCACCCCGCCCGCCCCGGTGAACACCGGTCCCGCCGCCACCGGATGGCCGGGCGCCGGCGCGCACCCCGAGCCCGCGACCACCGCCCACTCCTACGACGGCGGCCACGACGGCGGCCACGGCGGCGGTGACGGCACCGCCCGCTTCGCCGGCGGCGAGGCGGGCGACCCGAAGCCGCGCCGCGCCAAGCGGTCGGTCGGCCTCGTCGCCGCCGTCGCCATCATCGCGGCGGCGATAGGCGGCGGCACCGCGAGCCTCGTCGAGCACTACGTCAAGAACGACGGCACCTCGGTCAGCGCCGGAGTGAGCGGCACCAACGCCTCCAACAGCACCAACGGCACGGTCTCCGGGGTCGCCAAGGCCGTCATGCCGAGCATCGTCGAGATCAACGCGACGTCCAACGCGGGCGAGTCGACCGGTGCCGGCGTGATCGTCACCGCCGACGGCGAGATCATCACCAACAACCACGTCATCTCCGGCTCGACCTCGGTCAAGGTGAAGCTCAGCAACGGCAAGAGCTACACCGCGAAGGTCGTCGGCACCGACCCCGACAAGGACCTCGCGCTGATCAAGCTGAACGGGGCGAGCGGCCTCAAGCCCGCCTCCCTCGGCGACTCCAGCAAGATCGCGGTCGGCGACCAGGTCGTGGCCATCGGCTCCCCCGAGGGCCTCACCGGCACCGTCACCAGCGGCATCGTCTCCGCACTCGACCGCGATGTCACCGTCGCCAAGGAGCAGGGCGACCAGGGACAGGGGCAGGGGCAAGGCCAAGGGCAGGGCCAGGGCCAGGGGCGTGGCGGTGGCGGCTGGCCGTTCGAGTTCGGCGGGCAGCAGTTCAACGGCGACACCGGCTCCTCCAAGACCACGTACAAGGCGCTCCAGACCGACGCCTCGCTCAATCCGGGCAACTCCGGCGGCGCGCTCATCGACATGAACGGCAACATCATCGGCATCAACTCCGCGATGTACTCGCCCAGTTCGAGCAGCGCGAGCGGTTCGTCGGCCGGCAGTGTCGGGCTCGGCTTCGCCATCCCCGTCAACACCGTCAAGTCCGACCTCTCCAGCCTGCGCGGCGGCGGCAGCGGCGGCGCCGACACCGGCGGCAGCGGCAACCAGGACGGCGGCGGCTCCGGCGGCGCCTTCAGCGGCAGCTACTGA